A single genomic interval of Verrucomicrobiota bacterium harbors:
- a CDS encoding Gfo/Idh/MocA family oxidoreductase, whose amino-acid sequence MAKKWKIAGIEFSHMHMGDLLRCVEQHPNAEIVGICDPRPERMQDAQRSFQLRDSQVFTDYQRCMEETEPDLVVLCPTTAEHGDWVERIAPYCTHVLVEKPFAGSLADADRMIRAVGATGKELVINWPLRWVESHFTTHRLISEGLIGTVIEVHYYDGNRGPLYHGADKIELEPTAEKKSESWWYKKKSDGGSLRDYLGYGVTLGTWFNRGQKPDEVTAIATGTSGLEVDEHSVTVARYGDHLSKFETRWGTFSDPWTHQPQPKCGFVIRGTEGTISSYDYEPTIRIQTREKPEGYDQTVDALPDGERNGIEYSLSRIEAGLPIEGPLSPPLARIGQQIVDSAIRSSEEGRSVPLEGEPS is encoded by the coding sequence ATGGCTAAAAAATGGAAAATCGCAGGCATCGAGTTCTCTCACATGCACATGGGGGACTTGCTTCGATGCGTTGAACAACACCCCAACGCAGAAATCGTAGGCATTTGCGACCCGAGACCGGAGCGCATGCAGGATGCCCAGAGGAGTTTTCAGCTGAGGGATTCTCAAGTCTTCACGGACTACCAGCGGTGCATGGAAGAGACTGAACCTGATCTGGTTGTTCTCTGCCCGACGACCGCAGAGCATGGGGATTGGGTCGAGCGAATCGCGCCCTATTGCACCCATGTTTTGGTCGAGAAGCCTTTCGCCGGTTCATTGGCTGATGCAGATCGCATGATTCGTGCAGTCGGAGCGACTGGTAAAGAGCTTGTTATCAATTGGCCGCTTCGCTGGGTGGAGAGTCATTTCACGACACACCGACTCATCAGCGAAGGATTGATCGGCACTGTAATCGAGGTGCACTACTACGATGGTAATCGCGGCCCTCTCTATCACGGTGCGGATAAGATCGAGCTTGAGCCAACCGCGGAGAAGAAAAGCGAGAGCTGGTGGTATAAAAAGAAATCAGACGGAGGTTCCCTCCGCGACTATCTTGGTTATGGGGTGACCCTCGGCACCTGGTTCAACCGGGGCCAAAAACCCGACGAAGTCACTGCGATCGCGACCGGCACCTCTGGCCTCGAGGTCGATGAGCATAGCGTGACGGTCGCCCGCTACGGCGATCATCTTTCCAAATTTGAAACCCGCTGGGGCACCTTTTCGGATCCCTGGACGCATCAGCCGCAACCGAAGTGCGGTTTTGTGATCCGTGGAACCGAGGGGACGATCAGCAGCTACGATTATGAGCCGACCATTCGGATTCAGACCCGCGAGAAACCCGAGGGCTATGACCAGACGGTCGATGCACTTCCAGACGGGGAAAGGAATGGTATCGAGTATAGTCTGAGTCGTATCGAGGCAGGACTACCGATCGAAGGCCCGTTGAGCCCGCCGCTCGCGCGCATCGGGCAACAGATTGTCGATAGTGCGATCCGCAGCAGCGAAGAAGGCCGCTCCGTGCCCTTAGAAGGAGAACCGTCATGA
- a CDS encoding Gfo/Idh/MocA family oxidoreductase, translating into MSKDDARELKAVEVAKTEAPVLSYQPPLPKGLPPKIGLIGCGGIARNHLDAYRQKGFPVAVLCDINLEAAKKLRDEFFPDAEVTDDVDSVFGRDAIGVLDLATHPDHRVGHIRKALENGKHVLSQKPFVLDLETGRELVALAQSHDLKLAVNQNGRWAPYFAYLREAVSANLLGEIVSCDIHIAWDHTWIQGTRFEEIHHIVLYDFAIHWFDLVRCVFGEREAKQVFAQVEKARGQELAPPLSAQSAIQFDGGLASLVFHANTKFGPSESTVITGTKGTFRSTGPVCANEQIQLITEAGEAEVELKGNWFNDGFAGTMGELLCAIEEDREPANSADQNLKSLELCFAAVASADSGNPVAPSSISTLSYT; encoded by the coding sequence ATGAGCAAGGACGACGCGAGAGAACTCAAGGCAGTCGAAGTGGCAAAGACGGAAGCGCCCGTTTTATCCTATCAACCTCCGCTGCCGAAAGGACTTCCGCCAAAGATCGGGTTAATCGGATGCGGAGGTATCGCGCGGAATCATCTCGACGCCTACCGTCAGAAGGGCTTTCCGGTGGCGGTGCTTTGCGATATCAACCTTGAGGCTGCAAAAAAACTACGCGACGAGTTTTTCCCCGATGCAGAAGTCACCGATGATGTAGACTCTGTCTTTGGAAGAGATGCTATCGGGGTGCTCGACCTTGCCACCCATCCGGACCACCGAGTCGGCCATATACGCAAGGCATTGGAAAACGGAAAACATGTTCTCAGCCAAAAGCCGTTTGTCCTCGACCTGGAAACCGGTCGCGAACTGGTGGCCCTCGCCCAGAGTCACGACCTCAAACTAGCAGTGAATCAAAACGGGCGCTGGGCGCCGTATTTTGCTTACCTGCGTGAAGCGGTGAGCGCCAATTTGCTCGGAGAGATTGTGAGCTGTGATATCCACATCGCTTGGGATCATACTTGGATCCAAGGCACTCGATTCGAGGAGATCCACCACATCGTTCTTTACGATTTTGCCATTCACTGGTTTGATCTGGTGCGCTGTGTCTTTGGCGAGCGGGAAGCCAAACAGGTCTTTGCTCAAGTCGAAAAAGCACGAGGACAGGAACTGGCACCGCCGCTCAGCGCGCAAAGCGCAATTCAGTTCGACGGCGGTTTGGCCTCACTTGTTTTTCATGCAAATACCAAGTTTGGGCCTTCCGAGAGCACGGTGATCACGGGCACAAAGGGAACCTTTCGCAGCACTGGTCCGGTTTGTGCCAACGAACAGATTCAACTGATTACTGAAGCGGGCGAAGCTGAGGTTGAGTTGAAAGGGAATTGGTTTAACGACGGGTTTGCCGGGACGATGGGAGAGCTTCTCTGTGCGATCGAGGAAGACCGCGAACCCGCGAATTCTGCAGACCAGAACTTGAAGAGCCTCGAATTGTGTTTCGCAGCCGTGGCCAGCGCAGATAGCGGTAATCCAGTAGCACCCAGCTCTATATCCACCCTTAGTTATACCTAG